A genomic segment from Spinacia oleracea cultivar Varoflay chromosome 3, BTI_SOV_V1, whole genome shotgun sequence encodes:
- the LOC130469654 gene encoding uncharacterized protein, with protein sequence MQKTSVIQSKKEIKTTSQNKAKAMIFLRHHLHEGLKIEYLTIKDPQVLWSNLKERYDHQKTVILPKACYDLLHLTLQDFKSVSEYNSAMFRITSQLKLRGEQITDEEMLEKTYYTFHANNVVLQTQYREKRFKKYSELISFLLVVRKITSY encoded by the coding sequence ATGCAAAAGACCTCGGTGATACAATCAAAGAAGGAAATAAAAACAACAAGTCAAAACAAAGCCAAGGCTATGATATTTCTTCGCCATCACCTCCATGAGGGCCTTAAGATTGAGTACTTGACTATAAAAGATCCACAAGTCCTTTGGAGTAATCTAAAGGAAAGATATGACCACCAGAAAACTGTTATATTACCTAAAGCTTGTTATGACTTGTTACATTTAACACTACAAGACTTTAAGTCTGTAAGTGAATATAACTCGGCTATGTTCAGAATTACTTCACAATTGAAACTACGTGGAGAGCAAATCACTGATGAAGAAATGCTGGAGAAAACATATTATACTTTTCACGCAAACAATGTTGTCCTGCAGACACAATATCGTGAAAAGAGATTTAAGAAATATTCCGAACTTATATCTTTTCTCCTTGTGGTGAGGAAAATAACGAGCTATTGA
- the LOC130470304 gene encoding zinc finger BED domain-containing protein RICESLEEPER 3-like isoform X1 yields the protein MLERAFIYRVVFTRMVRISNASTPQAPTEDEWSKLEKICALFRPFDEITKQFFGRNYPTTNLYLMHVWTIESLIRSYCNHEDETLNTMGKKMKEKFDKYWESYSMILSLAAIFDPRLKLQYVKFCFTQLDARSAEYKNEQVKESLFKLFEEYATTGNVQDNVPGARCESNHLAAFSNFESSSFQGRTQLDDYLVSIN from the exons ATGCTTGAAAGGGCTTTTATTTATCGTGTTGTTTTCACAAGGATGGTAAGGATTAGTAATGCAAGTACGCCTCAAGCTCCAACGGAAGATGAATGGTCTAAACTTGAGAAGATATGTGCACTATTTAGGCCTTTTGATGAGATTACCAAACAATTTTTTGGTAGGAATTATCCAACTACCAATTTGTATTTAATGCATGTTTGGACAATTGAGTCTCTCATAAGGAGTTATTGTAATCATGAGGATGAGACATTGAACACAATGGGAAAGAAGATGAAAGAAAAATTTGACAAGTATTGGGAATCTTACAGCATGATTCTTTCTTTAGCTGCAATTTTTGATCCTCGCTTAAAACTTCAATATGTTAAGTTTTGCTTTACGCAATTGGATGCTAGAAGTGCTGAATATAAGAATGAACAAGTGAAAGAATCTCTCTTCAAGCTCTTTGAAGAGTATGCCACAACTGGTAATGTGCAAGATAATGTCCCTGGAGCTAGATGTGAAAGCAACCACCTTGCT GCATTTTCGAACTTTGAGAGTTCCTCGTTTCAAGGTAGAACACAACTTGATGACTATTTGGTGAGCATAAACTAG
- the LOC130470304 gene encoding zinc finger BED domain-containing protein RICESLEEPER 3-like isoform X2 — MVRISNASTPQAPTEDEWSKLEKICALFRPFDEITKQFFGRNYPTTNLYLMHVWTIESLIRSYCNHEDETLNTMGKKMKEKFDKYWESYSMILSLAAIFDPRLKLQYVKFCFTQLDARSAEYKNEQVKESLFKLFEEYATTGNVQDNVPGARCESNHLAAFSNFESSSFQGRTQLDDYLVSIN, encoded by the exons ATGGTAAGGATTAGTAATGCAAGTACGCCTCAAGCTCCAACGGAAGATGAATGGTCTAAACTTGAGAAGATATGTGCACTATTTAGGCCTTTTGATGAGATTACCAAACAATTTTTTGGTAGGAATTATCCAACTACCAATTTGTATTTAATGCATGTTTGGACAATTGAGTCTCTCATAAGGAGTTATTGTAATCATGAGGATGAGACATTGAACACAATGGGAAAGAAGATGAAAGAAAAATTTGACAAGTATTGGGAATCTTACAGCATGATTCTTTCTTTAGCTGCAATTTTTGATCCTCGCTTAAAACTTCAATATGTTAAGTTTTGCTTTACGCAATTGGATGCTAGAAGTGCTGAATATAAGAATGAACAAGTGAAAGAATCTCTCTTCAAGCTCTTTGAAGAGTATGCCACAACTGGTAATGTGCAAGATAATGTCCCTGGAGCTAGATGTGAAAGCAACCACCTTGCT GCATTTTCGAACTTTGAGAGTTCCTCGTTTCAAGGTAGAACACAACTTGATGACTATTTGGTGAGCATAAACTAG